GATCAAACGCTCTGGTTTCATCTCACGGATCGCGTGGGAATAACTTTCCGGCGAAGTGCCTCCGTCGATGACGGCCCAACCAGCGACTGGATGGTCAGTGACCTTTTCGGCCAACAATGGCCCTGCGCCATCGTCACCCATCATGCTGTTGCCAACGCATAACAATAGATTCTTAACGGGGTGAGCACTCTCTTCTAAAAAACTAGCCATCGCGTCTTTTCACCATCAGATAGATTGCGGGTTCATTTTCGATCATCTGCAGCGCAGCGATCAGTGCGTCTGTCCATGTCTGTTCTTGCTCATTCATCTGCGGACGCGCTTTATCTAAAGCGCAGGCCAGCAAATGTGTGTGCGTACTATCGATACAGATTTCGCCATAGCGCGGAAGTCCTTCCAGTTTGCGGCGTGCCGTACTCTCTTCCGGCAGCTTGGCTACCCACGCCCGATACCCCGTCAGTGGACATTCCAAACAGGTTTTCAGGCAGTCGATCACCCCAAGGTGATGGCCAATCGCGAGGCTGTAATAGATAACTTCTTTCGCTTCCTGCGGAGTTCTGTCCTCATCTTCCTTTTTTTGCACGAATTTACGGCTAAGGGAGTAGAACACAACCATCGGGTCTTGTTCGTGATAAGGCTGATGACGGGCGTGGTCAGTCATTAGAAATTGCCTCCGCGAGCAGCATCATGGCACACCGCCTGCAGGCGAGAGATGATCTCGGTTAGGCGAGGATCATTTTCGTGCGCTAAAAATTGCGCCACGCGTGCTTCAACGGTGAGATCGTTTTGCTGAGCGAGAAGATCCATAAACTTATCGGCGATCTGGCGGCCATAGCGATAACCTGACATACGACGCGCTTCACGATCGATCATAACGCGCAGCTGCTGTGGGATCGCCGGATGCAAGATGGCAGCCTGCTCATCTTCAGCCTGCTGGTGGTGTTCGCCTTTCAGTTTTTGATCGAGCAAACCCAAAGCCATGGCAAAACCATAAATGGTGGCGGCAGGGGTTGGCGGGCAACCTGGGATGTAAACGTCAACTGGAACAATTTTGTCCGTGCCGCCCCATACGCAGTATAAATCGTGGAAGATCCCACCGCTGCAGCCGCAGGCACCGTAGGAGATCACAATTTTTGGATCCGGTGCGGATTCATACGCGCGGATCGCTGGAATACGCATTGAACGGGTCACCGCGCCGGTAAATAGCAAAATATCGGCATGACGCGGCGAAGGAACGACCTTGATCCCAAAGCGTTCGGTATCAAATAACGGCGTTAGCGCAGAGAAGATTTCGATTTCGCAGCCGTTACAGCCGCCGCAGTCCACGCGGTAAACGTAGGCTGAGCGACGAATATCCTTCAGCAGCGTGCTTTTAAGTTTAGCAATCTGCTCATCGACGGTGATGGGTACCGGTAAACCGTTGGCGTCGCGTGGGCCGATAATCGGTGAGCCATCGGCTGGCTGTTGAGTAATGATTTGGCTCATTGTGCCGCCTCCTGTGTCAGGTGACGTCCAAGCGTGATACGTGCTGAGTGGGTAATGTTGTTTTTACGCTTACAGTTGGGGCAAGTTTCAAACTGCGAGCGGCGTTCTTCGGCCTGCTCTTCCGTTAAATTGCCCGCCTGAACCAGTAATGCCATAGCGTAGTCGATCTCTTTTTGTGCCGCGTAAGGCGCACCACATTCAACGCAGTTGCAGACTTTGAACTCAGCGGTTTGGAACAGATCGCTTTTGTTCCATACCGCCATTTCAAACTCTTGTGACAATTTGATAGCCGTCGTTGGGCACACTTCTTCACAGCGCGCGCAGAAAATACAGCGGCCAAGATGTAATGCCCAAGTGCGCGTACCTTCACGCGCATCGGTTTCCATGGTTAGCGCATTGGCCGGACAAGCGGCAGTGCATGCGCCACAGGCGATGCACTGTTCTGGATTGTATTCAGGTTTCCCGCGAAAGTTCGGATCAACCTGCATTGGCTTGGCGGGATAAGCCACCGTCGCATTGCGATGCTTAAACGCCGTTTTTAATAATTTCAGCATGGGTATTCTCCTGACCTTACTTCAGCGGTGAGTCTTTGCGTTCCAGACCATAGCGCTCGATTTCTTTGTACGGCACGGTAACGGACTTGCGTTTACGCACGTCGACCAGCGTTACGCGGTCGGTACAGGAGTAGCAAGGGTCAAGGCTGCCGATGATTAATGGTGCATCGGATACCGTGTTGCCTCGCAGCATGTAGCGCAGCGTTGGCCAGTTAGAGTAGGTGGCCGCACGGCAGCGCCAGCGATAGAGTTTCTGGTTATCACCGGTCATCGACCAGTGAATATCGTCGCCGCGTGGCGCTTCAGAGAAGCCCAGTGCGAAACGGTTTGGAATATAGGTGAAGCCTTCAACGGCCAGCGGGCCACCCGGCAAATTATCTAAACCGAAGTCGATCATATTCAGCGCGGTGAAGACTTCGTTGACGCGCACTTTGACGCGGGAAATCACGTCGCAGCCGGTTTCAGTGTGAATTTCCATTGGCAGCAGATCGTAACCCGCGAACGGATGATCCACACGGGTATCACGGGCATGGCCGCTGGCGCGGATCATTGGACCCACGTTGCTGAAATCACGCGCGATCTGTGGATCTAAACGACCCACGCCCACGGTACGCTGTTCCATATTTGGCGTGCTGAACAGGATATCAACCAGCGTTTTCACTTCGGCACGCATTTCAGCGGCCAGTTTGCGGGTTTGGATCATGTCGTCTTTCAGCAGATCGCGACGGATACCGCCGATCAGATTTAGACCGTAGGTTTTACGTGCGCCGGTGAGGATTTCCGCCATTTTCATGGATTTTTCACGCACGCGGAAGAACTGCATAAAGCCGGAGTCAAAGCCGACGAAGTGGCACGATAAACCGAGGTTCAGCAGATGACTGTGTAAACGTTCGACTTCCAGCAGAATAGAACGAATAGCCTGTGCACGCTCAGGAACCTGAATGCCCATCGCGTTTTCTACCGAAGAGGTGTACGCAGTGCTGTGTGCAAAGCCACAGATGCCGCAAACACGGTCAGACAGGAAGGTCACTTCGTTATAACCCATGCGGGTTTCAGCCAGTTTTTCCATGCCGCGATGGACGTAGAAAAGACGATAGTCGGCATCTACGATATCTTCACCGTCAACGAACAAACGGAAATGACCCGGTTCGTCAGAGGTGATGTGCAGTGGTCCGATAGGGACAATTTTGCCACTTTTGCTTTCGTTGATGAACGGATAGGTTTCAACGTCGGTGGTTGGCGCCGGACGCTGACGATAGTCCATTGAGTCTTTGCGCAGCGGATACAGCTCATCTGGCCAATCATCTGGCAGCACCAGACGGCGCTCATCGGGCAATCCTACCGGGATTAAACCGTACATATCACGCACTTCGCGCTCGCCCCAAACGGCAGCCGGTACGCGAGGGGTAACAGACGGGAACTCTAGCGTTCTCTCATCGACCAGCGCTTTTACAGTGATCCAACATTTGGTGCCGGTTTCCATAGAGAGCACGTAGTACACCGCATAGCTGCCGCACAGTGGACGTTCGTCATTGCCGAACAGAACCGATAGCCAACCGCCTTGTTTGTAATACAGAAACTCAACCACTTCCGGCAACATATTGGTTTTAATGGTGATGGTTGCCTGAGTGTCTGTCTGCCAGCTTTCGTCCAGAATCGCTGAAGGGAACTGCTGACGCAGTTCCTGAATGTAATGTTGACCTATTTTTTGCTGATTCATAAACCGTGATGCCCCGTAAGCTGAGAGGGTGAAATAGTGAGTAGGTGAGCGAAGGTTGTCATAACCGGCCTCACGCAATTAACCATGATAAGAACGCCATTGCCGCCAGACCGAAACCGGCCCAACTGGTGTAAGACGTTTTCAGGAAGCGCAAACGGGCAACGCTGTTTTCAAACAGGGCGATAAGGGCAATCCCAACCAGCAGTTTGATAAAGGCAACCACGATCGCCAGAACCAAAGCACCCGCGCTGAAAGTGGCCATTTGGCCCCAAGGGACAAAGACGCCGATGAAGAGTTGCAGAACAACCAACTGCTTAAGGCTGATACCTAATTTCAGAACGGCAAACGCCGAGCCGGAATATTCGGTCAACGGGCCTTCCTGCAATTCTTGTTCGGCTTCGGCCATATCGAAGGGCAGTTTGCCCATTTCGATAAAGGTGGCAAATGCACAGGCCAGAAGTGCTAGCACCAGAGCCAGTGAGGAATTCACATCCCAGTTCAGAACGTGGAAACTCATCACACCCAGATTGGTTGAACCCGCTAATAGCGCGGTAACCCAAAGGCCTAGCATCAGAATCGGTTCAACTAAAATGCCCAGCATGGATTCACGGCTCGCGCCGATGCCGGTAAAGGTACTTCCGGTGTCTAGACCTGCAATTGCAAAGAAGAAACGCGCAACGGCAAACAGATACACCACGGTAATCAAATCGCCAATCGGCGATAGCGGACTGATAACGGTGACAATCGGCAGGGCAGTCGCGATGGTGAGCATGGTGCCAACCATCACATAAGGCATCATCTGGAAGAACACGCCCGAAGCCGCTGGCGAAATATTTTGTCGTCTAAACAGTTTAAAAATATCGCGGTAGTCCTGAAAAATATCAGGGCCGCTGCGGCTGTGTATTTTGGCTCGCAGCACGCGGGAAATTCCGCTAAATAACGGAGCCAGCGCCAACAGGGCTAAAGCCTGAATCAACGCTAGCGCAAGGATAGAAAGCGAACTCATGTCATTCTCCTCAGGCGAAAATCGCCACTAGCAGCAGGGCGAGTTCAATCACCGCTAACGCTGGATAAACGCGCATTGCACCGTCACGCAGCAGACCACCGAACAGAGGCGCGGGGTTGCAAACTTTACGTAGGCGATAGATCGGGGCAAACATCACGCGCAAAGGCTGAGCGAAGCCGGTTGCCGTAACCACCATTTCCGCTTCGTGGCCATAACCACAGGCCCATGCATCGCCGTGGCTACGGCGTGGCAGGCGTGAGTTTTTGTACATCCCCACGAGCAGCATTGGCAGAATCGGGAAGGCCAACAGCAGAATGGCGATCATCGGTGTTGAAAGCAGGGTGGTATTGGTGGTGCCAGAAATCATCACCGCGCCCTGTGTCATCTGATGTGGATCGAGCATCAAGCCCAGTGAGCCTGCTGCCATTTGCAGCATATATGGCAGAACCCAAGGTGCGCCGATACCAAATGCCAAGCAGCCAATTGCTAACAATACCGGAGAGAACAGCATGGAAGCGGGTGCGCAGCCTGCATTCGCTGCACCTTCACTGCGCGGTGCTCCTAAGAACGTTACGCCGAAGATTTTCGCCACACACATCACGGCGAGCGCACCGGTGATGGCTAGAACCACCATCACCAGCGGAGCGATAATTCGCATGCTCACCGCGGAAGAGTGGCTCAGAGAGAATAGGGATTGGTAGGTGAACCATTCGCTGACGAAGCCATTAAGCGGGGGAAGTGCCGCCATCGACATCAGGCCAATTAACATCGCCGTGGCGGTTAACGGCATACGGCGCGCGACGCCGCCCAGTTTCTCGATATCTTTCGCACCGGTGCTGCGGATAACTGCTCCGGCGCCGAGGAACAGCACGCCTTTAAACAGCGTGTGGTTAACCATATGGAACAGACCAGCCATCAAACCGAGTACCGCCAGCGTAGGTTTACCCAGCGCTAAACCGAGCACACAGGCGGAAAGACCCAGCAGAATAATGCCGATGTTTTCTACGGTGTGATAAGCCAACAGGCGCTTGATATCGTGCTCCATCAGCGCGTACAAACCACCGATAAAGGCGGTTAACGCCCCGACGATCATCAACGCGGCGCCCCACCACAGCTGCGGCATACCTAGCCAGTCGATGCTCAGTTTCAGTAAACCAAACAGGCCGACTTTCAGCATCACGGAAGAAATCAGCGTGGCTGCATGGCTTGGTGCGCTGGAGTGAACCTGTGGGATCCAGCCGTGAAGCGGAACTAAACCAGAAACGATGCCAAAGCCCAGTAAGCCCAGCACAAAGACCCATGAGGCTAAGCCGTGGCTCAGGCTTGCCAGATGGAATTCGCTTAACGCCAGCGTGCCGCTATGACGGTAGATAATCCAGAATGCGGCGATGATAAGCACAGTGCCTAAACGCGACATCAGCCAATATAAGCTGGCTGCCTTACGCGCTTTGGCATCCTGCGACTGCCACACTAGCAACGCGGTGAACAGCGTCATCAGCTCCAACAACGCAACGAAGATAACGGCGTTATCGGTTAGCACTAGTAGGCTGATGGCAGCGCTCAACAGGTTCATCAAGCAACCAATCAGCGCGGCTTTTTTCGGGGCATAACCCTTGAGATAGCTAAATGCATAAACGCCGCACAGCAGGCTCACTACCGAGGTCAGCAGCAGCATCAGGCTGTTGAGCGTACTGAACAGCACCGGCGTGTGATTAAACAGGTTAGCGCTAACGATTTCAGGGGTAAACGCCAGCCCTTGGCAAGCACTCCAGGTTCCGGCAACGCCCGCAACCAATGCACCTAGCGCTGCAACGCGAGCGCCAATCCAGCCTGAACCTGTTGCACCTAATAGCAACGCCAGTATGGCTGAAATAAGATAGATGCTGAGCGCGAAGCTCAATAATTCAACGGTATTCATTGTGCGTCGGACCCCTCTGAGAATGAGCTAAACATCATCAAATCGGCATCCATTGCGTCCATCGCGTTTTGACGCTTGGCCGCGCTCGCCTGAGACAGTTGGTTATCATCAACTAGCATGATGGCGTGAGTTGGGCAGGCACGAACGCAGGCAGGCCCTTGCTCGCTGAACTGACATAAATCGCATTTCACTGCGATGCTACGAATACCGGGATACCAATCTAAGAATGGGCTGATGCCGCGTTTGTTTGGCGGTGCAGGCAAGGCTTTTGGCGTATTGCTGTTGGCTGGAATGTGCAAAGGCTTGCTGCCGTTCATGGTGATAGCACCGAATGGGCAGGCAATACCGCACAGCTTGCAGCTCACGCACAGGCTTTCATTCAACTGGATGGCGTCGTCGGTATGGGTAATCGCATTGACCGGGCAAACCTGTGCGCATGGCGCGTCTTCACAGTGATGGCACATGACAGGCACAGAATCGTGATTGTCTTTCACCACCACCAGACGCGGCTCAGTCTGCAGGCCATAAGTCTTATGCTCTTCAGAGCACGCGGCCATACAGGTGTTGCACCCGATACATAATCGGGGATCCGCAATAACAAAGCGGTTCATGTTCAGTCCTCTGGTTCAGACTACAAAAAGTAAAATTCCTCCTTGTTAAGCACAAAACGTGCCAGTAGATTTTATTTTTAATTTAACCGTTACTTTTCAATTGATTATTAGGTTTTTTGTTGCGGTTTTTGTGTGTCGGAAGTGTGTCGCTATCGACACTTGGAGGAAGGTTCGACATTAGTGTCGAAGGGGTTACCTACTACAGATTCGGTGATGTTTGGGTAATGACCCCACCCTAACCCTCCCCCTGTGAAGGGTGTGGTTGGATGGGGGGATTTTCCCCTTGTCAGGGGAGGGGGAATACACATTATTTTCGGTTGATGACCGACTCTCTCACCTTCAATTCGCCCACAAACGGCTCTACTGGCTCAACGATTTCGCCGTTGCTCAAGCGCAGCGCTTGCTGAATTGCGGTAGAAATCATTTTATCGATAGGTAAATACACCGTAGAAAGCGGTGGCTGTAAATATTCCGCGCTAGGCTCATCATCAAACCCAAACAGAGAAACATCTTCAGGAACGCGTTTTCCAGCTTGATGGAGCGCGCGCAAAGCGCCGATGGCCATATCGTCATTGCAGGCGAATAGGGCGGTAAAGGATGGGTTCTTTGCGAGAAGTTCGCAACAGGCGCGGTATCCGCCTGCGATGCTGCTATCGCTAAAGGCAACGCAATCGTCGTGATAGGCGATGTGGTTTTGCTCTAATGCTTCTCGATAGCCTGCCAATCGCAACTGCCCCGTTGGGGTATCTATTGGTGCAGTGATACACGCGATATTTTGGTGGCCACGAGCAATTAGATAGTTGACCACTTCGCTGGCTGCCTGCTGCTGTTCGAAGAAAACACAACGCTCGCGAGCCTGAGGCAAATCGCGGTTGATCACCATCAGCGCAGGGTGCTGGCTGATTAACTGCATCAGCGCAGGCTCTTCCATAAAACGCGTATAGAGAATGATGGCATCGCAGCGACGATCTATCAGCAGTCGAACGGCTTCAAGTTCGCCTTCTGGTGTGTCATGACCATCGGTAACGATCATGTGTTTACCGCTCGCTTCGATAAGCTGAGCAGCTTGGCGCAGCAGCCGGCCAAAATAAGGGCCATCAAAGTTAGAGATGACTAAACCAATGGTATTAGAGGTCTGATTCGCCAATGCTTGCGCCAGCAGATTGGGGCGATAGCCCAACTCTTCGACCGCTTTAAATACCGCAACGCGCGTGCTCTCTTTAACCTGACCGGTATTATTTAATACTCGGGAAACAGTGGCCTTGGAGACGCCAGCCTGTCGCGATACATCCAGCATGGTTATCATGAGTACCTTCCCTGCATTGTTCGCAAAACCTAGAGTCTATCATACCGAACGTGGTGTAGAGACCGAGTGACGGCATACTAGCGTTGGGCTAAACATATTCGTGGTTTCTGGCAGCGGCGATGCTGTTGATAATGCCAGCGCTAGTTCTGCCGCCTGCGTAGCCATGGCAACGACAGGGTAACGGATCGTGGTTAAGCGTGGGCGTAGATAGCGTGATATCAGCACGTCATCAAAACCTATCAGTGAAATTTGTCCTGGTACATCAATGCTGTTATCGCTCAGTACGGATAGTGCGCCAGCCGCCATGGGATCGTTATAGCAGGTCACAGCGGTCACGGCTTTGCCGTGACCAAGCAGCTCAGTCATCGCCTGTTCACCACCGATTTCATCCGGTGAACCGTAGGCAATCAGTCTATCGTCAACCGGAATATGATGCTCATGCAACGCATCTAAATATCCTTGTAGGCGATCGTGCGCATCGGAAATGGGGTGGTTTGAGCAGATGCAGGCGATGTTCTTGTGCCCTTGCTGGATCAAATGGCGCGTAGCAAGCCAAGCACCGTAGCGGTCATCAAGAGCCACACAGCGGGTTTCGAATCCCGGCAATGTGCGGTTGATCAACACCATTCCCGGAATTTGCTGCATGAGATGGGCCAGTTCTTCATCTGGGATCATTTTGGCGTGAACCACCAGCGCCGCACAGCGATGGCGGATCAGTTGCTCAATCGCCTGACGTTCTTTATCTGCGTTGTGGTAACCGTTACCAATTAATAAAAAATTACCGGTGGCATAGGCGACCTGTTCAACTGCTTTGACCATCGCGCCAAAAAAGGGGTCAGAAACGTCAGATACAATCAAGCCAATCGTTTCAGTCGATTGCTGAGCCAGCGCGCGGGCATTGGCGTTGGGGTGATACTGCAACTGTTCCATGGCAGACATCACGGCATTGCGCGAGCTGTCGCTGGCTTTAGGTGAATTATTGATAACGCGAGAAACCGTGGCTACGGAAACACCCGCGAGTTTGGCAACATCCTTTATGGTAGCCATGGGATTGTCCAAAAATACAGTGAGGGGAAGCGGTTACACGCCAGTGTTGCGGAAAACCCCCGCCGCCGCAAGTCCCGTGCAATATCGGTTTGCAGGGATATGTCTCAGAACGACAGAAATAACACCGCTAGTTACATTTTGCCCACGAATGTTGCGATTCGCAGCTAGCAGCGAATGGAACGACGTTTTAACCTAAATATCCCAGAGGTATTGATTGGTGTGATTTCAGTACATTTGTGGCTGAAGCCAATGTTTACACCGACCTACGCGGATGCGTAGGTTTTTTTTTGCTTCCCCTGCGTCTTTGAAGCTGCCGCTGCGTTGGCAGCGTTCGTTCACCCAAATCACTTACTGATGTAAGCTCATCGGGCTTCACTCTCTTACCGCCTTGCCGCAACGCCAAATACTTTGGGGAAGTTTGGTGTATTTGAAGCTGCCGCTGCGTTGGCAGCGTTCGTTCACCCAAATCACTTATTGATGTAAGTTCATCGGGCTTCACTCTCTTGCCGCCTTGCCGCAACGCCAAATACTTTGGGGAAATTTGGTGTATTTGAAGCGACTGCTGCGTTGGCAGCTTTGCACATTTTCCCCACGGTTTTCCCCACGGTTTTTCTCACATTGACCTGAGGTGTTTCGGGTTTGAAAGGTAATTTACATATCGTTGCATTTTGAATGGTTATCTTGCGATAAATGCATAGTGATGCAGCCGAATGTCTTCTACATTAGCCATCCCAGAGGTATTGATTGGTGGGTTTTTCAGTGCATTTGCTACTGAGCCAATAAATTACACCGACCTACGCAGATGCGTAGGTTTTTTTTACCCCAAATTCCTGTACGCCTCCGCCTCGACGGCTGTTAGTTATTCTTAAATTATGATTATTTCTCATCTGTTTCCTGAAAAAATATCAGGGCTTTAGTATGCTCAATGAAAATGTACGTAATACTTATTGCGTATAACCTTTGAACATAGGGAGATGTGTATGGTTTTCCGTTTTTTCCGCGCTTTTTTCCGCTTGATATTCCGCATAAAAATTACGGGTCTTGAGCACTCCTTCAAGCATGAAAAATTGCTTATTACCCCCAATCACGTCTCATTTTTAGACGGTGTTTTAATGGCGCTTTATTTGCCCATTAGGCCAGTGTTTGCCGTTTATAGCTCGATTGCTGATAGCCGCTATATGCGTTTTATCAGTAAGTATGTGGATATTGTGGCGCTCGATCCCACTAAGCCAATGGCGATTAAACATCTGATCCGTATGGTTGAGCAGGGGCGTCCGGTGGTGATTTTCCCAGAAGGGCGTATCACCGTGACTGGTTCGATGATGAAGATTTATGACGGAGCCGCGTTTGTGGCGGCACGTTCAGGCGCGGCGATTATTCCTGTTCGAATCGAAGGCGCGGAGTTTACGCCGTTTGGTCGTCTACGCGGGCTGTTCAAGACCCGTTGGTTCCCACAGATTAGTATTCACATTTTGCCGCCAACGCATTTAGCCATGCCTGAAGCACCGCGTGCGCGCGACCGTCGTTTGTTAGCCGGTGAGCGTCTGCATGACATCATGATGAAGGCGCGCATGGATTCCCAGCCACAACATACGTTATATCAAGGCCTGCTGGCGGCGATGACGCGCTATGGTGCTTCCAAACCTATTATCGAAGACGTCTCTTTTAAAGAAGATAGCTACCGTACGTTATTGAAAAAATCGCTGGGGGTGAGCCGTATTCTCGAGCGATTCACCGCGCAAGGTGAACACGTTGGCATGCTGTTGCCAAACGCAACGGTTACCGCCGCAGCCATTATTGGTGCCACGATGCGTAACCGCGTCCCTGCGTTGTTGAACTATACCGCGGGCGTGAACGGCGTGAAGAATGCCATGCTGGCTGCCAACATCAAAACTATCGTAACGTCTCGCCAGTTTTTGGAAAAAGGCAAGCTGACGCATTTGCCTGAGCAGGTAACCGAGGCTAACTGGGTCTATCTGGAAGATCTGAAAGATACCGTAACGCGCGATGATAAAATTTGGATTATCAAACATCTGCTGCGTCCTGAACGCGCGATGCTACCGCAAAAGCCGGATGACGCCGCGCTGATCCTGTTTACCTCAGGCTCTGAAGGTTATCCGAAGGGCGTGGTGCATTCTCACGCTAGCCTGATGGCTAACGTTGAGCAAATTCGTACCGTGGCTGACTTCACGCCCGCAGACCGTTTCATGTCGGCTTTACCGTTGTTCCATGCCTTTGGTTTGACCGTTGGTTTGTTCACGCCGTTGATGACCGGCAGCCGCGTTTTCCTCTATCCAAGCCCTTTGCATTATCGCGTAGTGCCGGAGCTGGTCTACGATCGTAACTGTACCGTGCTGTTTGGCACCTCGACGTTCTTGGGCAACTATGCGCGTTTTGCTCATCCTTATGATTTTGCTCGCTTGCGTTACGTGGTGGCTGGCGCTGAGAAGCTATCGCCACATACGGCGCAGGTTTGGCAGGACAAATTTGGCATTCGCATTCTGGAAGGCTATGGCGTGACCGAGTGTGCGCCGGTGGTGGCGATTAACGTGCCAATGTCGACGAAAGTCGGCAGCGTTGGTCGAATTTTGCCATCGATGGAAGCCCGCTTAATGAAGATGACCGGCATAGAGCAGGGTGGGCGTTTGCAGCTGCGCGGGCCAAATATTATGAAAGGCTATCTGCGGGTCGAGAATCCAGGCGTGCTGGAAGTTCCACAGGCGGAAAATGCTGACGGCGTGATGGAAGCGGGTTGGTATGACACCGGCGACGTAGTTACGTTAGATGATAGAGGCTATTGCGTTATCCGTGGGCGAGTTAAGCGCTTCGCTAAGTTAGCGGGAGAAATGGTATCGCTGGAAAGCGTGGAGCAGTTGGCCTTAAAAGTGTCTCCCGATCATGAACATGCGGCGTCATCGCGCAGTGACAGCAGCAAAGGCGAAGCGTTGGTGTTGTTTACGACCGATGCTGAATTAAGCCGTGACCGCCTGTTAAAACAGGCGCGTGAAAGCGGTGTGCCAGAACTTGCTGTGCCACGCGATATTCGTTTCCTTAAACCGTTGCCGGTATTAGGGAGCGGGAAAATTGATTTCGTTACCCTACGCCAAATGGCCGAGAACAAAGAGACAGCAACCGGAGAAACAGCATGAGTGATGCAGTAAGTCCGACAGCGCCGTTGTTAAACCGCAGCATGAAGGCGGTGATTCTGGCGCAGTTTTTCTCGGCGTTTGGTGATAATGCGCTGTTGTTTGCCACCCTCGCGGTGATCAAACAGCAGCTCTATCCTGATTGGAGTCAGCCGGTTTTACAGATGGCGTTTGTGGCGACTTATATCATTCTAGCCCCGTTTGTG
This is a stretch of genomic DNA from Hafnia alvei. It encodes these proteins:
- a CDS encoding formate hydrogenlyase complex iron-sulfur subunit yields the protein MLKLLKTAFKHRNATVAYPAKPMQVDPNFRGKPEYNPEQCIACGACTAACPANALTMETDAREGTRTWALHLGRCIFCARCEEVCPTTAIKLSQEFEMAVWNKSDLFQTAEFKVCNCVECGAPYAAQKEIDYAMALLVQAGNLTEEQAEERRSQFETCPNCKRKNNITHSARITLGRHLTQEAAQ
- a CDS encoding formate hydrogenlyase maturation HycH family protein, whose translation is MTDHARHQPYHEQDPMVVFYSLSRKFVQKKEDEDRTPQEAKEVIYYSLAIGHHLGVIDCLKTCLECPLTGYRAWVAKLPEESTARRKLEGLPRYGEICIDSTHTHLLACALDKARPQMNEQEQTWTDALIAALQMIENEPAIYLMVKRRDG
- a CDS encoding NADH-quinone oxidoreductase subunit C: MNQQKIGQHYIQELRQQFPSAILDESWQTDTQATITIKTNMLPEVVEFLYYKQGGWLSVLFGNDERPLCGSYAVYYVLSMETGTKCWITVKALVDERTLEFPSVTPRVPAAVWGEREVRDMYGLIPVGLPDERRLVLPDDWPDELYPLRKDSMDYRQRPAPTTDVETYPFINESKSGKIVPIGPLHITSDEPGHFRLFVDGEDIVDADYRLFYVHRGMEKLAETRMGYNEVTFLSDRVCGICGFAHSTAYTSSVENAMGIQVPERAQAIRSILLEVERLHSHLLNLGLSCHFVGFDSGFMQFFRVREKSMKMAEILTGARKTYGLNLIGGIRRDLLKDDMIQTRKLAAEMRAEVKTLVDILFSTPNMEQRTVGVGRLDPQIARDFSNVGPMIRASGHARDTRVDHPFAGYDLLPMEIHTETGCDVISRVKVRVNEVFTALNMIDFGLDNLPGGPLAVEGFTYIPNRFALGFSEAPRGDDIHWSMTGDNQKLYRWRCRAATYSNWPTLRYMLRGNTVSDAPLIIGSLDPCYSCTDRVTLVDVRKRKSVTVPYKEIERYGLERKDSPLK
- a CDS encoding proton-conducting transporter membrane subunit, whose product is MNTVELLSFALSIYLISAILALLLGATGSGWIGARVAALGALVAGVAGTWSACQGLAFTPEIVSANLFNHTPVLFSTLNSLMLLLTSVVSLLCGVYAFSYLKGYAPKKAALIGCLMNLLSAAISLLVLTDNAVIFVALLELMTLFTALLVWQSQDAKARKAASLYWLMSRLGTVLIIAAFWIIYRHSGTLALSEFHLASLSHGLASWVFVLGLLGFGIVSGLVPLHGWIPQVHSSAPSHAATLISSVMLKVGLFGLLKLSIDWLGMPQLWWGAALMIVGALTAFIGGLYALMEHDIKRLLAYHTVENIGIILLGLSACVLGLALGKPTLAVLGLMAGLFHMVNHTLFKGVLFLGAGAVIRSTGAKDIEKLGGVARRMPLTATAMLIGLMSMAALPPLNGFVSEWFTYQSLFSLSHSSAVSMRIIAPLVMVVLAITGALAVMCVAKIFGVTFLGAPRSEGAANAGCAPASMLFSPVLLAIGCLAFGIGAPWVLPYMLQMAAGSLGLMLDPHQMTQGAVMISGTTNTTLLSTPMIAILLLAFPILPMLLVGMYKNSRLPRRSHGDAWACGYGHEAEMVVTATGFAQPLRVMFAPIYRLRKVCNPAPLFGGLLRDGAMRVYPALAVIELALLLVAIFA
- a CDS encoding NADH-quinone oxidoreductase subunit B family protein encodes the protein MSQIITQQPADGSPIIGPRDANGLPVPITVDEQIAKLKSTLLKDIRRSAYVYRVDCGGCNGCEIEIFSALTPLFDTERFGIKVVPSPRHADILLFTGAVTRSMRIPAIRAYESAPDPKIVISYGACGCSGGIFHDLYCVWGGTDKIVPVDVYIPGCPPTPAATIYGFAMALGLLDQKLKGEHHQQAEDEQAAILHPAIPQQLRVMIDREARRMSGYRYGRQIADKFMDLLAQQNDLTVEARVAQFLAHENDPRLTEIISRLQAVCHDAARGGNF
- a CDS encoding respiratory chain complex I subunit 1 family protein, whose protein sequence is MSSLSILALALIQALALLALAPLFSGISRVLRAKIHSRSGPDIFQDYRDIFKLFRRQNISPAASGVFFQMMPYVMVGTMLTIATALPIVTVISPLSPIGDLITVVYLFAVARFFFAIAGLDTGSTFTGIGASRESMLGILVEPILMLGLWVTALLAGSTNLGVMSFHVLNWDVNSSLALVLALLACAFATFIEMGKLPFDMAEAEQELQEGPLTEYSGSAFAVLKLGISLKQLVVLQLFIGVFVPWGQMATFSAGALVLAIVVAFIKLLVGIALIALFENSVARLRFLKTSYTSWAGFGLAAMAFLSWLIA
- a CDS encoding 4Fe-4S dicluster domain-containing protein, which encodes MNRFVIADPRLCIGCNTCMAACSEEHKTYGLQTEPRLVVVKDNHDSVPVMCHHCEDAPCAQVCPVNAITHTDDAIQLNESLCVSCKLCGIACPFGAITMNGSKPLHIPANSNTPKALPAPPNKRGISPFLDWYPGIRSIAVKCDLCQFSEQGPACVRACPTHAIMLVDDNQLSQASAAKRQNAMDAMDADLMMFSSFSEGSDAQ